In Arsenicicoccus dermatophilus, a genomic segment contains:
- a CDS encoding pyridoxal phosphate-dependent aminotransferase translates to MALANRLSRLGTETAFAVSAAAAAWGAKGNTIYPFHLGDIDLATPGHITEAMNKAIADGRTGYCPGPGIPQLREAMAADINGARGTDYTADNVAIQPGGKPVITKFVQAVMNEGDEVLYPNPGFPIYESQIEYFGGIAKPYRYVPTERGFAIDLDQVRALITPRTKAIIYNDLQNPISAESTQAEREAIAQLAIEHDLWVLSDEAYFDMRYSGTSTSISSIEGMKDRTVILYTFSKKYAMTGWRLGAGIAPLEIAKVFSTMNTNNESCTTHFIQYAGVAALTESQQPVADMLQVLRGRRDTACEITNSIPGMSVAVPESTFYLFPDVTEAVQRVGAKDVDDFATQALHATGVSFCTRNHFGRRQDDETRDYIRFAYSGISEDRIREGLGKLKDWIESK, encoded by the coding sequence ATGGCGCTGGCCAACCGTCTGTCCCGACTCGGCACCGAGACGGCGTTCGCCGTCTCCGCGGCAGCCGCCGCGTGGGGGGCCAAGGGCAACACCATCTATCCCTTCCACCTGGGTGACATCGACCTGGCGACCCCGGGCCACATCACCGAGGCCATGAACAAGGCGATCGCGGACGGGCGCACGGGCTACTGCCCCGGCCCCGGCATCCCGCAGCTGCGCGAGGCCATGGCCGCCGACATCAACGGTGCCCGCGGCACCGACTACACCGCCGACAACGTCGCCATCCAGCCCGGCGGCAAGCCGGTCATCACCAAGTTCGTCCAGGCCGTGATGAACGAGGGCGACGAGGTGCTCTACCCCAACCCCGGGTTCCCGATCTACGAGTCCCAGATCGAGTACTTCGGCGGCATCGCCAAGCCCTACCGCTACGTCCCCACCGAGCGCGGCTTCGCCATCGACCTGGACCAGGTGCGTGCGCTGATCACGCCCAGGACGAAGGCGATCATCTACAACGACCTGCAGAACCCGATCTCCGCGGAGTCCACCCAGGCCGAGCGCGAGGCCATCGCCCAGCTCGCCATCGAGCACGACCTGTGGGTGCTGTCCGACGAGGCCTACTTCGACATGCGCTACTCGGGCACGTCGACCTCCATCTCCTCCATCGAGGGCATGAAGGACCGCACGGTCATCCTCTACACCTTCTCCAAGAAGTACGCCATGACCGGCTGGCGCCTCGGGGCGGGCATCGCGCCGCTCGAGATCGCCAAGGTGTTCTCGACCATGAACACCAACAACGAGTCGTGCACGACGCACTTCATCCAGTACGCCGGCGTCGCCGCCCTCACCGAGAGCCAGCAGCCCGTCGCCGACATGCTGCAGGTCCTGCGCGGCCGGCGGGACACCGCCTGCGAGATCACCAACTCGATCCCCGGCATGTCCGTCGCCGTCCCCGAGTCGACGTTCTACCTGTTCCCCGACGTCACCGAGGCCGTCCAGCGCGTGGGCGCCAAGGACGTCGACGACTTCGCGACGCAGGCGCTGCACGCCACGGGCGTGTCCTTCTGCACCCGCAACCACTTCGGGCGTCGTCAGGACGACGAGACCCGCGACTACATCCGCTTTGCCTACTCCGGCATCTCCGAGGACCGCATCCGCGAGGGCCTCGGCAAGCTCAAGGATTGGATCGAGAGCAAGTGA
- a CDS encoding thioesterase family protein, translating into MTTAPETRPDPAALDASSSCYYTALGEGRYEPTLHAQGAWNDWEQHMAPASGLLVHALERHDPREEMQLARITFEILGLIPASPVRIECRTVRPGRTIELVEATMIAEEPQEDGSYAGGKAVIRATAWRLVTQDTAEVAGGFHPDLARPDEADPWDGTSLWGGGFIRSLEFRSVAGGEPGRGQAWLTTHTGLVAGEESSEVARFVGLVDTANGIAVREHPGEWMFPNVDLTIHLFRRPRFGWLGLNTEVTFGETGLGITSSDLYDEHGPVGGVEQILTVRRLPGS; encoded by the coding sequence GTGACCACCGCTCCCGAGACCCGCCCCGACCCGGCTGCGCTCGACGCCTCGTCCTCCTGCTACTACACAGCCCTGGGCGAGGGTCGCTACGAGCCGACCCTGCACGCGCAGGGCGCCTGGAACGACTGGGAGCAGCACATGGCGCCGGCGTCGGGCCTGCTCGTGCACGCCCTCGAGCGCCACGATCCGCGCGAGGAGATGCAGCTCGCCCGCATCACCTTCGAGATCCTCGGCCTGATCCCTGCCTCTCCCGTCCGCATCGAGTGCCGCACCGTGCGCCCCGGGCGCACCATCGAGCTGGTCGAGGCCACGATGATCGCCGAGGAGCCCCAGGAGGACGGGTCGTATGCCGGCGGCAAGGCCGTCATCCGCGCCACGGCCTGGCGGCTGGTCACCCAGGACACCGCAGAGGTGGCCGGCGGCTTCCACCCGGACCTGGCCCGCCCCGACGAGGCGGATCCCTGGGACGGGACCTCGTTGTGGGGTGGCGGTTTCATCCGGTCGTTGGAGTTCCGCTCGGTCGCGGGCGGCGAGCCGGGGCGCGGTCAGGCGTGGCTCACCACGCACACCGGCCTGGTGGCGGGTGAGGAGTCCTCCGAGGTCGCCCGGTTCGTCGGCCTGGTGGACACCGCCAACGGCATCGCGGTGCGCGAGCACCCCGGCGAGTGGATGTTCCCCAACGTCGACCTGACGATCCACCTCTTCCGGCGGCCGCGGTTCGGCTGGCTGGGGCTGAACACCGAGGTGACCTTCGGCGAGACGGGTCTGGGGATCACCAGCTCGGACCTGTACGACGAGCACGGGCCGGTCGGCGGGGTCGAGCAGATCCTCACCGTGCGTCGGTTGCCCGGCAGCTGA
- the pepN gene encoding aminopeptidase N, producing the protein MSTRNLLRSEAQLRSAQLEIATYEVELDLSDAADLTRATFPTRTTVTFTSTATDTFLDFLGETVHEVEVNGEQVPVEHDGNRVQLHGLRTDGDNVVTVRGEGIYSRSGEGLHRYQDPVDEQVYLYTHYEPTDSRRVFAGFDQPDLKGRFTFVITGPADWQLRSNQPVVSSEDAGTNAAGQAVVRQVHAETPPLSTYITCVAAGPYHLQRGSWSGQGVEIPLGVLCRQSLVSAFDGDTILETTRNGLDYFHRTFEFPYPWGKYDQIFVPEYNLGAMENPGLVTFNDAAYVYQSAATRSQYELRSNTILHEMAHMWFGDLVTPRWWDDLWLKESFADYVGTEANARATEFTDAWTPFCARRKAWAYLQDQLPTTHPIVADIPDVEAAKQNFDGITYAKGASVLKQLVAYVGQDEFFAGARAYFTDHAFSSTGLVDLLTALESSSGRDLGEWSRLWLQTAGISTLTPELVERDGRVERLVVHQSGTDAMTGEPIVRPHRLVVGLYALQGGSLERTERLEVDLADASLTVEAATGLATPDLVVVNDDDLTYAKVRLDERSLATVREHLSAISSSLTRAVLWSALWNACRDGELPAADYVDIVLRHAPQEEDVALLANVTANASTAVEAYAPVALRADLRSRYLDGTWRQLQAARPGSGNQLVWARVLASTSAATDARSGELTRLLDGSLQVDGLTLDPELRWAFLQALAAQDAVDQATLDTELERDHTSLAPVRHRAASASFPRAELKREAFRTVVDDTSLTNDMVSAWTTGYAQPGQGPLTADLVPDYFGALEQVWSSRSQELASRMVLGMFPRDADLAEGQTPEEHPVPVAAQAWLDEHPSAPGGLRRLVVEQRDHVLRALRAQQR; encoded by the coding sequence ATGAGCACCCGCAACCTCCTGCGCAGCGAGGCGCAGCTCCGCTCGGCCCAGCTCGAGATCGCGACCTACGAGGTCGAGCTCGACCTGTCCGACGCCGCCGACCTGACGCGCGCGACCTTCCCGACGCGGACGACCGTGACCTTCACGTCCACCGCGACGGACACCTTCCTGGACTTCCTCGGCGAGACGGTGCACGAGGTCGAGGTCAACGGCGAGCAGGTGCCGGTCGAGCACGACGGCAACCGGGTGCAGCTGCACGGGCTGCGCACCGACGGGGACAACGTCGTGACCGTGCGCGGGGAGGGGATCTACTCCCGCTCCGGCGAGGGACTGCACCGCTACCAGGACCCGGTGGACGAGCAGGTCTACCTCTACACGCACTACGAGCCGACCGACTCCCGGCGGGTGTTCGCGGGCTTCGACCAGCCCGACCTCAAGGGGCGCTTCACCTTCGTCATCACCGGCCCGGCCGACTGGCAGCTGCGGTCCAACCAGCCGGTCGTGTCCAGCGAGGACGCCGGGACCAACGCCGCGGGGCAGGCCGTGGTCCGTCAGGTCCACGCCGAGACGCCGCCGCTGTCGACATACATCACCTGCGTCGCGGCCGGTCCCTACCACCTGCAGCGGGGCTCCTGGTCCGGCCAGGGCGTCGAGATCCCCCTCGGCGTGCTGTGCCGGCAGTCCCTGGTCTCGGCCTTCGACGGGGACACCATCCTGGAGACGACCCGCAACGGCCTGGACTACTTCCACCGGACCTTCGAGTTCCCCTATCCCTGGGGCAAGTACGACCAGATCTTCGTGCCGGAGTACAACCTCGGCGCGATGGAGAACCCGGGCCTGGTGACCTTCAACGACGCGGCGTACGTCTACCAGTCCGCCGCCACCCGCTCGCAGTACGAGCTGCGCTCCAACACGATCCTGCACGAGATGGCCCACATGTGGTTCGGCGACCTGGTGACGCCGCGCTGGTGGGACGACCTGTGGCTCAAGGAGTCCTTCGCGGACTACGTGGGCACCGAGGCCAACGCGAGGGCCACCGAGTTCACCGACGCCTGGACCCCCTTCTGCGCGCGTCGCAAGGCCTGGGCGTACCTGCAGGACCAGCTGCCCACCACGCACCCGATCGTCGCGGACATCCCCGACGTCGAGGCGGCCAAGCAGAACTTCGACGGGATCACCTACGCCAAGGGCGCGTCCGTGCTCAAGCAGCTCGTGGCGTATGTCGGGCAGGACGAGTTCTTCGCCGGCGCCCGGGCGTACTTCACGGACCACGCCTTCTCCTCGACGGGGCTGGTCGACCTGCTGACGGCGCTGGAGTCGTCCTCCGGCCGCGACCTGGGGGAGTGGAGCCGGCTGTGGCTGCAGACCGCCGGGATCTCGACGCTGACCCCCGAGCTGGTCGAGCGCGACGGTCGGGTCGAGCGGCTCGTCGTGCACCAGAGCGGCACCGACGCGATGACCGGCGAGCCGATCGTCCGCCCGCACCGCCTCGTCGTGGGTCTGTATGCCCTGCAAGGCGGTTCGCTGGAGCGCACCGAGCGGCTCGAGGTCGACCTGGCCGACGCGTCGCTCACCGTCGAGGCCGCCACGGGTCTGGCCACGCCCGATCTGGTCGTGGTCAACGACGACGACCTCACCTATGCCAAGGTCCGCCTGGACGAGCGGTCGCTCGCGACGGTGCGCGAGCACCTGTCGGCCATCTCCTCGTCGCTGACCCGCGCGGTGCTGTGGTCGGCGTTGTGGAATGCCTGCCGCGACGGCGAGCTGCCCGCCGCCGACTACGTCGACATCGTGCTGCGGCACGCGCCGCAGGAGGAGGACGTCGCGCTGCTCGCCAACGTGACCGCCAATGCCTCGACCGCCGTGGAGGCCTACGCCCCGGTGGCCCTGCGCGCCGACCTGCGCAGCCGCTACCTCGACGGCACGTGGCGGCAGCTGCAGGCCGCCCGGCCCGGCTCGGGCAACCAGCTCGTCTGGGCCCGGGTGCTCGCCTCGACCAGCGCCGCCACCGATGCCCGCTCCGGCGAGCTCACCCGCCTCCTCGACGGCAGCCTGCAGGTCGACGGACTGACCCTCGACCCGGAGCTGCGCTGGGCCTTCCTGCAGGCGCTGGCCGCCCAGGACGCGGTGGACCAGGCGACCCTGGACACCGAGCTGGAGCGGGACCACACCTCCCTCGCGCCGGTCCGACACCGGGCGGCGTCCGCGTCGTTCCCGCGAGCCGAGCTCAAGCGCGAGGCCTTCCGCACCGTCGTCGACGACACCTCCCTCACCAACGACATGGTGTCCGCCTGGACCACCGGCTATGCCCAGCCCGGCCAGGGCCCGCTGACCGCCGACCTGGTGCCGGACTACTTCGGGGCGCTGGAGCAGGTGTGGTCCTCGCGCTCGCAGGAGCTGGCCTCCCGGATGGTGCTCGGGATGTTCCCCCGCGACGCCGACCTGGCCGAGGGGCAGACGCCGGAGGAGCACCCGGTGCCGGTCGCCGCGCAGGCCTGGCTCGACGAGCACCCCTCGGCCCCCGGCGGCCTGCGTCGCCTGGTGGTCGAGCAGCGTGACCACGTGCTGCGAGCCCTGCGCGCCCAGCAGCGCTGA
- a CDS encoding penicillin-binding transpeptidase domain-containing protein: MGGRTSRACAVLAAGALVAGCTGDPGPQGTADQVGRAIASADLTGVPLDGIDAATATAQVKGLLAGLGERKPTVRLLEDPRADDQGAATARYHVSWPLAEGRLWEYDTSVPLVRKDGGWRARWSPAVALPGAQAGDTVKVSRTPAVRGRVLGAGGVPIVQLRQVVRLGVDKSHGTPAQALAAAPQVAALAGLTDVAGYTGQVQAAGPQAFVEAVVLRREDPKVAAIPQVAAANPTVAGLAAELPLAPTKTFARPVLGGVGEATAEIVEQSAGAVAPGDLVGQGGLQRSHDETLRGTPGLTVSLVHGGEARQLHTVAPVAGKDLTTTLDVPAQARAEALLAGVKPASAVVAVRPSTGDVLVAASGPGGQGQSTATLGQYAPGSTFKIVSALALLRAGVTAATPTPCTAQVVVDGRRFENYDAYPAAGLGQVPLATSFAKSCNTAFIGLRGKAPSAALADAAAGLGLSSEPRVGLPVHLGGVPAATGQTDHAAQMIGQGEITASPLGMATVTASVVAGHPVVPRLVVPAAGVPSGTAGQATRPVTPAEAATLRALMRGVVTGGSGALLADLPGAPIAKTGTAEFGTTAPPRTHAWMVAARGDLAVAVFVDEGEGGSRTAGPILKAFLAGTR, encoded by the coding sequence ATGGGCGGCAGGACGAGTCGGGCATGCGCGGTGCTGGCGGCCGGCGCCCTCGTCGCCGGCTGCACGGGGGACCCGGGACCGCAGGGGACCGCGGACCAGGTGGGTCGGGCCATCGCCTCGGCCGACCTGACCGGGGTGCCGCTCGACGGGATCGATGCCGCCACCGCCACCGCGCAGGTCAAGGGGCTGCTCGCGGGTCTGGGTGAACGCAAGCCGACGGTGCGACTCCTGGAGGATCCCAGGGCCGACGATCAGGGGGCCGCCACCGCGCGCTACCACGTCAGCTGGCCGCTCGCCGAGGGCCGGCTCTGGGAGTACGACACCTCTGTCCCCCTGGTGCGCAAGGACGGGGGCTGGCGGGCCCGCTGGAGCCCCGCCGTCGCGCTGCCCGGGGCGCAGGCGGGCGACACGGTCAAGGTGAGCCGCACCCCGGCGGTCCGCGGCCGGGTCCTCGGCGCGGGCGGCGTGCCGATCGTCCAGCTGCGCCAGGTGGTCCGGCTCGGCGTCGACAAGTCGCACGGGACGCCGGCGCAGGCCCTGGCGGCGGCACCGCAGGTCGCGGCGCTCGCCGGGCTCACCGACGTGGCGGGCTACACCGGCCAGGTGCAGGCCGCCGGGCCTCAGGCCTTCGTCGAGGCCGTGGTCCTGCGGCGGGAGGACCCCAAGGTCGCGGCGATCCCGCAGGTCGCAGCCGCCAACCCCACCGTGGCCGGGCTGGCCGCGGAGCTCCCGCTCGCGCCCACCAAGACCTTCGCCCGGCCCGTCCTGGGCGGCGTGGGGGAGGCCACCGCCGAGATCGTCGAGCAGTCCGCCGGGGCCGTCGCCCCGGGAGACCTGGTGGGGCAGGGCGGACTTCAGCGATCGCACGACGAGACCCTGCGCGGGACCCCGGGCCTGACGGTCTCCCTGGTCCACGGCGGCGAGGCCCGGCAGCTGCACACGGTCGCCCCGGTCGCGGGGAAGGACCTGACGACCACGCTCGACGTCCCCGCCCAGGCGCGCGCCGAGGCCCTGCTCGCCGGGGTGAAGCCGGCCAGCGCGGTCGTCGCCGTACGGCCGTCCACCGGTGACGTGCTCGTCGCCGCGAGCGGGCCCGGGGGGCAGGGGCAGTCCACCGCCACCCTCGGCCAGTACGCCCCGGGGTCGACCTTCAAGATCGTCTCGGCCCTGGCCCTGCTGCGCGCCGGGGTGACCGCGGCCACGCCCACGCCGTGCACGGCCCAGGTGGTCGTCGACGGTCGCCGCTTCGAGAACTACGACGCCTATCCGGCGGCGGGGCTCGGGCAGGTCCCGCTCGCGACGTCCTTCGCCAAGAGCTGCAACACGGCCTTCATCGGGCTGCGGGGCAAGGCCCCGTCCGCCGCCCTCGCCGACGCCGCGGCGGGCCTCGGGCTCAGCTCCGAGCCGCGTGTCGGCCTGCCCGTCCATCTCGGTGGGGTCCCTGCCGCCACCGGCCAGACCGACCACGCGGCCCAGATGATCGGCCAGGGCGAGATCACGGCGAGCCCCCTCGGCATGGCGACCGTGACCGCGAGCGTGGTGGCGGGGCACCCGGTGGTGCCGCGGTTGGTGGTGCCGGCCGCGGGTGTGCCGTCGGGCACCGCGGGCCAGGCGACCCGCCCGGTCACCCCGGCCGAGGCCGCGACCCTGCGCGCCCTCATGCGCGGCGTCGTCACGGGCGGCAGCGGCGCGCTCCTGGCAGACCTGCCCGGGGCGCCGATCGCGAAGACGGGGACGGCGGAGTTCGGCACGACCGCACCGCCGCGCACCCACGCCTGGATGGTGGCTGCGCGGGGTGACCTTGCGGTCGCCGTCTTCGTGGACGAGGGGGAGGGGGGCTCGCGTACCGCCGGGCCGATCCTCAAGGCCTTCCTCGCCGGGACCCGCTGA
- a CDS encoding S8 family peptidase → MQKHSPTGRGRSVIISTAAMSLVLAPVALAGAPAQAAGEGSTALYIVQVAGNPLTTYAGGVKGIPATKPAKGGKVKVRSANGQAYTRHLVTEHKDALAEIGVPATAKTRDYTTTFNGMAVRLTPAQADKLEKSKSVVRVWKDEQRQADTNTTPQFLGLDGPNGVWQKQFGGNAKSGAGMIVGVIDSGIWPENPSFAPLANPVGQDRVDANWNGVCDGGTGPDKVTCNNKLIGARAYYSAATVPDFEFKTPRGYNAHGTHTAGTAAGNYGVDAVVNGQPVGKISGMAPAARIAVYKALWTKPDNSGASGATVDLVAAIDQAVADGVDVINYSVSGSSTYSVTPDEIAFFNAADAGVFVSASAGNSGDTVGTSSVAHNSPWEMTVAASTAPHAVAKTVTLGNGKVYTGVGTGPKVGPAPVVSAAGAALPGADATKAKQCYSDADDDPTNGVTAVLDAAKIKGKILLCERGGNARTDKGDAAKNAGAIGMLQVNTSDAQSVNADFMTLPTAHLDAKQGAEVKAYVASDPNPTATLSDPFKDPQARHPQMAGFSSYGPALAGGGDLLKPDITAPGVDIIAAVSPKEYQGNNFGSMSGTSMSAPHVAGLGALLKQLHPDWSPMAVKSAMMTTASVLDDHGQPIQRGSENATPLDFGAGHVTPPKMVSPGLVYDSAAPDWMKYLCGINQLELISDPGTCAKVGTIDPSDLNYPSIAIGDLAGTQTVTRTVRNVEDKTAVYKVRVQQPTGVAVSVQPTMFTIKPGESKTYTVTFRRTAAQFDQYAFGALTWTGNRGQVVRSPLAIRSVALSATPGEIKGAATSGSANLLVKPGFSGTLTAKPAGAVPSQVNAGDVAQGKALSTTVQVPEGTKAVRFATFDADYPAGTDIDLTVLKDGKEIGTSGEATAEEAVTLLKPAAGSYTVEAKYFAGPSASLSVKQHSFVLTDKAEGNLTATPESQAVTSGKPATVTVDWKGLTAGQHYLGAVALGNAGAPVKDVLVTLDPK, encoded by the coding sequence GTGCAGAAGCACTCTCCGACCGGTCGAGGACGATCGGTCATCATCTCCACCGCGGCGATGTCGCTGGTGCTGGCGCCCGTCGCGCTGGCCGGCGCTCCCGCGCAGGCCGCGGGCGAGGGCTCGACCGCGCTCTACATCGTCCAGGTCGCGGGCAACCCGCTGACCACCTACGCCGGTGGTGTCAAGGGCATCCCGGCGACCAAGCCCGCCAAGGGGGGCAAGGTCAAGGTCCGCTCCGCCAACGGTCAGGCCTACACCCGCCACCTGGTCACCGAGCACAAGGACGCCCTCGCCGAGATCGGCGTCCCCGCCACCGCCAAGACCCGTGACTACACCACCACCTTCAACGGCATGGCGGTGCGCCTCACCCCGGCCCAGGCCGACAAGCTGGAGAAGTCGAAGTCCGTCGTGCGCGTCTGGAAGGACGAGCAGCGCCAGGCCGACACCAACACCACCCCGCAGTTCCTCGGCCTCGACGGTCCGAACGGCGTGTGGCAGAAGCAGTTCGGCGGCAACGCCAAGTCGGGCGCGGGCATGATCGTCGGTGTCATCGACTCCGGCATCTGGCCGGAGAACCCGTCCTTCGCGCCGCTGGCCAACCCGGTCGGCCAGGACCGCGTCGACGCCAACTGGAACGGCGTCTGCGACGGCGGCACCGGCCCGGACAAGGTCACCTGCAACAACAAGCTCATCGGCGCCCGGGCCTACTACTCCGCGGCGACCGTGCCGGACTTCGAGTTCAAGACCCCGCGTGGCTACAACGCCCACGGCACCCACACGGCGGGGACGGCGGCCGGCAACTACGGTGTCGACGCGGTCGTCAACGGCCAGCCGGTCGGCAAGATCAGCGGTATGGCGCCCGCGGCGCGCATCGCGGTCTACAAGGCCCTGTGGACCAAGCCCGACAACAGCGGCGCCAGCGGTGCCACCGTCGACCTGGTCGCGGCCATCGACCAGGCCGTCGCCGACGGCGTCGACGTGATCAACTACTCCGTCTCCGGCTCGAGCACCTACTCGGTCACCCCGGACGAGATCGCGTTCTTCAACGCCGCCGACGCCGGGGTCTTCGTCTCCGCCTCGGCCGGCAACTCCGGCGACACGGTGGGCACCTCCTCGGTCGCCCACAACTCCCCCTGGGAGATGACCGTCGCTGCCAGCACCGCCCCGCACGCGGTCGCCAAGACCGTGACGCTCGGCAACGGCAAGGTCTACACCGGCGTCGGCACCGGCCCCAAGGTCGGCCCGGCCCCCGTCGTCAGCGCCGCCGGCGCGGCCCTGCCCGGCGCGGACGCCACCAAGGCCAAGCAGTGCTACTCCGACGCGGACGACGACCCGACCAACGGCGTCACCGCGGTCCTGGACGCCGCCAAGATCAAGGGCAAGATCCTGCTCTGCGAGCGCGGCGGCAACGCCCGCACCGACAAGGGCGACGCGGCCAAGAACGCCGGTGCCATCGGCATGCTCCAGGTCAACACGTCGGACGCTCAGTCCGTCAACGCCGACTTCATGACCCTCCCGACGGCGCACCTGGACGCCAAGCAGGGCGCCGAGGTCAAGGCCTACGTCGCGAGCGACCCCAACCCGACCGCGACGCTGAGCGACCCCTTCAAGGACCCCCAGGCCCGGCACCCGCAGATGGCCGGCTTCTCGTCGTACGGCCCGGCCCTCGCCGGCGGTGGCGACCTGCTGAAGCCCGACATCACGGCCCCCGGCGTGGACATCATCGCCGCGGTCTCGCCCAAGGAGTACCAGGGCAACAACTTCGGCTCGATGTCTGGCACCTCGATGTCGGCGCCGCACGTCGCGGGTCTGGGCGCCCTGCTCAAGCAGCTGCACCCCGACTGGTCCCCGATGGCGGTCAAGTCGGCCATGATGACCACCGCCTCGGTGCTCGACGACCACGGTCAGCCGATCCAGCGCGGCTCGGAGAACGCCACCCCGCTCGACTTCGGTGCGGGCCACGTCACTCCTCCCAAGATGGTCTCGCCGGGTCTGGTCTACGACTCGGCCGCCCCGGACTGGATGAAGTACCTCTGCGGGATCAACCAGCTCGAGCTGATCTCCGACCCGGGCACCTGCGCCAAGGTCGGCACCATCGACCCGAGCGACCTGAACTACCCCAGCATCGCCATCGGCGACCTGGCAGGCACGCAGACGGTCACCCGCACGGTCCGCAACGTCGAGGACAAGACCGCCGTCTACAAGGTCCGCGTCCAGCAGCCCACCGGTGTGGCCGTCTCGGTCCAGCCGACCATGTTCACCATCAAGCCCGGCGAGAGCAAGACCTACACGGTCACCTTCCGCCGCACCGCGGCGCAGTTCGACCAGTACGCCTTCGGTGCGCTGACCTGGACCGGCAACCGCGGTCAGGTCGTCCGCAGCCCCCTGGCGATCCGTTCGGTCGCGCTGTCCGCGACGCCCGGCGAGATCAAGGGTGCGGCGACCTCCGGCTCGGCGAACCTCCTGGTCAAGCCCGGCTTCTCGGGCACGTTGACCGCCAAGCCGGCGGGGGCCGTCCCCTCGCAGGTCAACGCGGGTGACGTGGCTCAGGGCAAGGCCCTCAGCACCACGGTCCAGGTGCCCGAGGGCACCAAGGCCGTCCGGTTCGCGACCTTCGACGCGGACTACCCGGCCGGCACCGACATCGACCTGACCGTCCTCAAGGACGGCAAGGAGATCGGCACCAGCGGCGAGGCCACGGCGGAGGAGGCGGTCACCCTGCTCAAGCCGGCTGCCGGTTCCTACACCGTCGAGGCGAAGTACTTCGCCGGTCCGTCGGCCAGCCTCTCCGTGAAGCAGCACTCCTTCGTCCTCACCGACAAGGCCGAGGGCAACCTCACCGCCACGCCGGAGAGCCAGGCCGTCACCAGCGGCAAGCCCGCCACCGTCACGGTGGACTGGAAGGGCCTGACGGCCGGTCAGCACTACCTCGGCGCCGTGGCGCTGGGCAACGCCGGTGCGCCGGTCAAGGACGTGCTCGTCACGCTCGACCCGAAGTGA
- a CDS encoding HAD family hydrolase has translation MDGLTGRAPQEDSPHPRPHGRPPAPAGLTGLRPEVAGSPAAGLLLDLDGTLVDSEPIHREGYRRVFACRGWPCSDADLAIFTGRRADDVFRTTPGPWDGLDPQALFEELVAALPTDLAPEPLAGAADLLDEADRLGIPCALVTSAGRAWAEPALAALGGLERFAAVVTRDDVERGKPSPDCYQLGAHRLGVDPARCVAVEDAPAGVRAAVAAGVGRVVAVPSTHAPELLREAGAHEVLTGG, from the coding sequence GTGGACGGCCTGACCGGCAGGGCCCCCCAGGAGGACAGCCCGCACCCCCGGCCGCACGGTCGGCCACCCGCGCCGGCCGGTCTGACCGGGCTTCGGCCGGAGGTGGCGGGATCCCCGGCCGCGGGCCTCCTCCTCGACCTCGACGGGACCCTCGTCGACTCCGAACCGATCCACCGCGAGGGCTACCGCCGCGTCTTCGCCTGCCGGGGGTGGCCCTGCAGCGACGCAGACCTGGCGATCTTCACCGGCCGGCGTGCCGACGACGTCTTCCGCACGACCCCCGGCCCCTGGGACGGACTGGACCCGCAGGCGCTCTTCGAGGAGCTCGTCGCCGCCCTGCCCACCGACCTGGCCCCCGAGCCGCTCGCCGGTGCGGCCGACCTGCTCGACGAGGCCGACCGGCTCGGCATCCCCTGTGCCCTCGTCACCTCGGCCGGCCGCGCGTGGGCCGAGCCCGCCCTGGCCGCCCTGGGCGGCCTCGAGCGCTTCGCCGCCGTGGTCACCCGCGACGACGTGGAGCGAGGCAAGCCCTCCCCCGACTGCTACCAGCTCGGCGCCCACCGCCTCGGCGTGGACCCCGCCCGCTGCGTCGCGGTCGAGGACGCCCCAGCAGGCGTGCGAGCGGCCGTCGCCGCCGGCGTCGGCCGGGTCGTGGCCGTGCCGAGCACCCACGCCCCCGAGCTCCTTCGCGAGGCGGGTGCCCACGAGGTCCTCACCGGCGGGTGA
- a CDS encoding PTS sugar transporter subunit IIA, producing the protein MTEVLSPASGTIRPLAEVPDPVFAAEMVGPGLAVDPTPQVQTAIAPIAGRIAKLHPHAYAIAGDGLAVLVHLGIDTVQLAGAGFELLVDEGAEVVAGQELVRWDPAGIAAGGRSAMVMVCLLDQPAAAVPADRAGDAVSVGETLLTWTA; encoded by the coding sequence GTGACGGAGGTCCTCTCCCCGGCGTCCGGGACCATCCGCCCCCTCGCCGAGGTCCCGGACCCCGTTTTCGCGGCCGAGATGGTCGGCCCCGGCCTGGCCGTCGACCCGACGCCGCAGGTGCAGACCGCGATCGCCCCGATCGCCGGCCGCATCGCCAAGCTGCACCCGCACGCCTACGCCATCGCCGGCGACGGTCTCGCGGTCCTGGTCCACCTGGGCATCGACACCGTCCAGCTGGCCGGGGCCGGCTTCGAGCTCCTCGTGGACGAGGGCGCCGAGGTGGTCGCCGGGCAGGAGCTCGTGCGCTGGGATCCGGCCGGCATCGCCGCGGGTGGCCGCTCGGCCATGGTGATGGTGTGCCTCCTGGACCAGCCCGCCGCAGCGGTGCCCGCCGACCGGGCCGGCGACGCCGTCTCGGTCGGGGAGACCCTGCTCACGTGGACGGCCTGA